In the Doryrhamphus excisus isolate RoL2022-K1 chromosome 2, RoL_Dexc_1.0, whole genome shotgun sequence genome, cggtggaacattattagagcctgctagacttgaaataacacccctatagtcacctttacactcctattacccactgTCGTAGACAtggtaagataaaataagacatgggaaacctgtttagcaccttctaaataccttttacatgattagagcctgctagacttgaaataacacccctatagtcacctttacattcctattccCCATTGTCGTAGACAtggtaagataaaataagacataggaaacctgtttaccaccttctaaatacggtggaacattattagagcctgctagacttgaaataacacccctatagtcacctttacactcctattacccactgTCGTAGACAtggtaagataaaataagacacgggaaacctgtttaccaccttctaaatacggtggaacgttattagagccctctagacttgaaatagcacccctatagtcacctttacaccgcTATTACCCACTGTCGTAGACAtggtaagataaaataagacatgggaaacctgtttaccaccttctaaataccttttacatgattagagcctgctagacttgaaataacacccctatagtcacctttacactcctattcccCATTGTCGTAGACAtggtaagataaaataagacataggaaacctgtttaccaccttctaaatacggtggaacattattagagcccgctagacttaaaataacacccctatagtcacctttacactcctattacccactgTCGTAGAAActgtaagataaaataagacataggaaacctgtttaccaccttctaaatacggtggaacattattagagccctctagacttgaaataacacccctatagtcacctttacactcctattacccaatataagtAATAGcatgtcagtaatgttgacggaacaggaagtaaaaaaaatcaaaaagggACTCACAATGctcatgtgtgagtctatatatgtcttattttctctaatatgtctactatattgggtaatagcagtgtaaaggcgactatagggttgttatttcatgtttagagggctctaaccatgttaaaaagcacattaaaaGACGTAAAGAGGTTTTCTTAGCTCCAACTACAAATATATAGTGTTTATAAATAAGGGATTCTAtgttgtggaaattcacttatcacagtcgggtgaGGAACCAATGAATGGGGATTAAGGATGGATTCGTGTACCTGAGTAATCTCTGTCTAAAACAAGCAATGATGAAGAGAATGTACCAGAAAACGTCCTCCAGCACGTCCAGCGGCAAGGGGGAGGGGTTGAAGACGACAAACAAGCGCTCCTTGGATTTGCTGTCGGGCGGTGCGAGCTTCTTCGGGGCCGGCAGACTGACATCGGTCTGAATGCGGGACACCGCCGGGGGTGCAGGGAACCCCTGGTGGGAAAAAACATCATCAAAGTAAGGCTTTTGAACATCGTAATCGGacgcaacaacacaacaacaacaacaactcacGGGAGGTTTCATTGATTGACTGCTGGAGGGTCCGTTCCACACAGCTGACATCACCTGGGTGGAGACAAACTGCATGGCCATGCGACCTACTGGGCTACACAGAAATACACACCAGTTTTacacactctgtgtgtgtgtgtgtgtgtgtgtgtacgcctACCTGCTTCGATCTTCTCCATCGTCCACAAAAGTGACCAAGAGTCTGTTCCCTGGTGGGTACTCAAATCCACTGAGTTTTTCTTTGGCGTACACGGCCGAGCCGAGGTTGCTGTAGCGAATCAGAGCCTGACCTGCAGGTTGGCCAACAAGACGGCGCTATTAAAAGCATGAAGTCCTCATTAATCAcgccacaccccccccccccatgccccgCCGCCACTGGCCTTTGGTCATCCCGTAAGCGTCACGCTGCAGCTCGCAGTATTCCATCCCGGGAATGATATCAAACAGTGCAAAAATCTGCTCCTGCGTCAGCGCGGCTCGTGTGGACATCATGAGGCAGTGGGAGACGTCGCCGATGCGGCCATGACCGGTAGATCGGTCCATCACCGCGTAGCTGGGTGGTTCTGCTGAGCCTGGATAACAAGGAGAGCAGTGAAGGGACAAAGCAGTCACCAGGATGACGTGGATCCAAATGAAATCCGCACCCATGGGGAAGGAGTAAGGATTAGTGGAGTCGGCACAGTAGTCGCTCCTGGCCATCATGCTGATGTTGTCTTCTGTGGCAGAGGCTTTGTTGCGAGGTTCCGCCAGGATGGCTCTGTAAGCTAAGCGGACCACGGTGAGGACATGAAGACAGGCCTGCTAAGAATCTAACCTTCTTACCTTTGTCACAGTTCTCTATGGCCAGGGCCGCTTGGGAGGGTTTGTGGTATCTCACATAGCCCAAACCTTTACTCTCTCCTGTCATCTTGTTCTTGATGATGACGCAATATTCAATGTCTCCATACTCCTGAAAAGTcgcaaaaaatacaaacttatTCTGTTTGGATTCTGCACATACTAGAAGGTTCCATTTTTTCCATTCAATACCGAGGACAAGCCAGTCAAAGGGGATGAACCGGTGTACCTTAAATGTCTTTTTCAGGTCTTCCTCGGAGAACGTTTTGGGGATCATGACAAAGATCCTGGTCAGCTCCTCATCCTCCACGTCCCTGTGGCTGGTGGACGACCGCGACTGGGCGATAAACACCTACAAGGTGAGCAAATGTCACTTCACAATAGGTGAAAATATGAGCGGGAAACCacatattacaattaaaaaacaaagtggccagaaatatttcaatattgaacaaaacaaaaattgttctcaatcagaaatcactccacactctttattgctctctggttctaccatatcttacttattgtgtggaaatatgggctaataactataaaagcaatcttcacttgctaaatgcactgcaaaaaaggtcagtaaggataattcataatgccgcctacagagaacatactaactccttatttctaaaatcgcaaatacttcaacttgctgatatagttcatcttcaaggctaaaaattacctaaaaattagttaaaatgaaaaaaaattaaaaaaaataaaaattattaaaataaattaataaataaaatacatttgctaaatacaaggatgaagagtcttgaaccagtcatgatgtgctatatatatcactatattgacacttactatggtacccattatggcattggatggtcatatcacctcgtactccggtatgtgacaaaaactaaaaaaaaattaaaataactaaataaaattaataaaataaattaataaagaaaaattaatttgctaaatacaaggatgaagagtcttgaaccagtcatgatgtgctatatatatcactatattgatagttactatggtacccattatgtcatcgtatggtcatatgaccttgtacttcagtttgtgacaaaaaaaaatgaaaaaattaaaaaaaaaattaaaaaaaaaccttaaaccatattaggaaagcaggaagtgaacaaatgtaacagttactgattgtaaaagtaccatgcaattgtaatctgattaatctgattaattacCATAACCAAATACAGCTTATACGACACAATGATGCAGAGCCAGCTGAAAATGACTGCAACAAGAcaagctaatgctagctagcatACAAGCTAATCAATACTAAAAGCATCCTAACGTTATTATATGTTGACTGCCACTCGTGTCTGCCtggctagcatgttagcatagtagctaACCGCCATGTAAGGTACACGTTCATGTAAATAAGTCCAGCCACAAACAACCGGTTCCGGTACATTCCCGGGCCTTCACCTTGATAGGTTTGGTTCCGTCCACCAGGACTTTGCCGTGCATTTCCTCCATGGCCAGACAGGCCTGAGACGATTTGGCAAACTTCACATAGCAAATGCCTTTGGACTCTTTTGTCTGTTTATCTTTCACGACCCACACTCCCTGGATGTCCCCGAACACGCAGAAACTCTCCCTGAGCTCATCTTCGGTGACGGCGCGGCTGGTGACCAGAAACAGGCGGCTGTTGGGAGGGTCGTCGAGGTTTTCCGTGGCTTGTTTCGGTGTGGCGTTGGACTCCTCCATCTTGTCTCGCCAACCACCCGTGGTGTTGCGTTCATGAGCCCTGGGATTTCTCCCACTCTTCTTCCGCTCCTTCCAGATGTGAGTGATCGCTCTGTCGACGACATATACAAAGATAGAACTAAAGTTGGGTTCATTTGTGAAGCTAAAATAATTgtaccaaaaatgtatttaatttgtatttaatttgtttgtttgggtGGTTTAAATATGGGTATTTCACACTTATTTTCATGGTTAATTTCTagttaaaatgatttaaaattaGTTTGAATTATTTGATGTTGGTGAATATTGTTTGATTATGGTTTGTTGGATTATGTTTCTAAATTTCTAGTTTTGTGtgtttaaaggttttttttaacctgtttGGCCTAACAAAGGTCAAAGGAGCTTACACGTGACGACCAACCTACCTACCACCTACGCCTGCTGGCTGCGGCCTTCATCATTAAAGGTACTACCAGGCTGCCAAGGGATTTGAATGATCGTCGTTATTACGCTCAACAAGTTCGTTGTTGACGTCTCGCATCATCCGTTGAAAAATATGTGAGCAGACCGAAAGGTAGAGAGCAAAACATTGCAGAATATGAGCACGTGCTGAACTGATAATTATGGTGTACAGTATTCCCCACAGGGCTGCGATGTATCTGTGGTGTGTTGTTGGGTAGGGGGGCATGAGAGTTATAACATTCTGTTACATGACATTCTGGtgacgactataggggtgttattccatgcctggagggttctaataatggtaaaaaaatctatttacaaagtcataaagagGTCgcctatgctctaactatgaaaatattttctttattaggaaccaattaactgtaatAAACGAGGGCTTaccgtatttgtatttttcttcaattcgctatttttatgcttgcaattaatttcataaatattcataaatgttAAAGCTaacaggccatattcaaccataaaacagcatgattatgaatgtcatttttgaaaaaatgtgagcCGCTTGAATTTTTAAAGCGGGAAGtgacgagggattactgtaataccgaaaaaatgtgacttttgtaTCAGATGTAAACGCAACACGACCAGGAAGTGACACGCATGCGCACAAAACACTGACATCACGCACTGATGTGGGCCGCTTGACTGACACGGATCTATAAAATAATTTTCGGATGCCAAGAGTAACTTTGGCCTACGTCTGCGCGTACCTTTTGATGACGTATAGGTCGGCTATATGACACCCGAACATTCGGATCCATATTGGATTAATATCCACATATGCATTATGTGGGATTATTTCCAAGTTTGGACTTTGCATCTCCACTTTACACATTGAATTTGTCAACTTCAATCGGTTTTTCACtagatttttcaaaataaatataaaaaaagaagaaatcatcAATGTTGAGTGgctgaatatggcctattatttgttaaaaatatgcatatctttgcctaaattaagcattttcatgcataaaaatggccaaaacatcTGATACACAAACTCTTACTGATGTAGAATTGACTTCCATGCATAAATGTCACTAAAAGCTCCCAAATGTGTGCTAAAAGTACACAGTAAGCTTGGATAGAATGTTTTATTGACGTTGCGTCAACAGTAGAAAGAATCACGCGCACCTGTCCGGTGTGACCATATTTGGTAAACAGGCGCTTGCTTAACGCTAGCGTTTCAAATATTCAACAAACGCACCTTTTAAAACAAAGTATGTGAGATATTTATAACAATAACCTGATTCAAATTCCTCACATGTATTTTACAcaattttaaagttttaaagtggttgattaaattgaacttttcagtttttcaaagtTTGACTCGAGAAGCTTTTCAGCCATTGTATCAagatacaattataataatacattttgtctttaaatgtctCATTTTTACATGAAACACCTTTACAATTCAACACACTCACACCATGAAGTAATGGACTGTCTGGGTTATATGGGGAGTAAATTTTAAGACTGAAACCCGTTTTCAGAAACTGATTCTCAGCCCTTGTGAGTCATGATTCATGCAGATGAGTCACAGCTTCAAGTTTCAATCATTTGTTTGCCCGAGGAAATTTGTCTCCTGCGTAAACTAATTGTTGTGTCCTCGTAAATATTAGTTGGACTCTCTCCGGCGACCCCTGACTGGGAAAAGCAcacacggagatgcccaagcggagaatcgaccCAGGTCTTACAATCTGTGTGGCCTAATCTTTCACATATAGCCCAGCCCCCTACCATTTATTACATGGAAAATAACTCATTGCATGTGTTGTCAAAGCAAAGAGAATTGatcaaaaaaaaaggtgttatGTTTTCATAGCGTCTGCGTAGTGCTcacgtggttagcgtgcaggccacacagctaagagtcctcgattccaccctcagtcatctctgtctggagtttgcatgttctccccgtgcgtgtgtcggttttttctccaggtactccggtttcctcccatattccaaaaacattattagagccctgtaaacatgaaataacacccctatggtcacctttacacttgtattacctaatataggagacataataagatatgataagccataaataagacttgctcgtgcgtgttgctgtaaatgtgttggtTAGCGAAGTGACAgatgcacaggaagtgatgtcagggttaTAATATATGGGGCCACACTGTATTATTTCTATTGTATATTGATACACTGCAATTTGCTGGTGTACCCTCTCCCCtcccacccaaagtcagctgggataggctccagcatacccccaccaccctaatgaggacgaGTGGATGAGTCATGAGTGGATTACTGACACGTGAGAAGAACATCATTTAATACTAAGCATCCATGTTAAAATAGTGTAATGTATATATGAGGACTCAAAATCAGCTTATTATTTGACATACTATCTCATATACATTGGTTTAAAATAGTGTGTTTGCTGGAggataatatgaatatataaatatatatatgatatatcatatatatatataatatgaatttaTAAATGCAGTCTACCCATTTACCTTCTTAAACTGAGATGGTTGCCTTTTGGTCAGTACAGGTACTCTACGGTATATAGCTGATGACATGACATGTAGTTGTACACTTTCTCCAGGAGGAGGCACTGTAGGACATAGATGGAAAgtaaatatatgcatatgttcatccattcatccagttTCTGtaccgcctatcccagctgtcttccggcgagaggcgggctccaccctgaactggtcatgTTATTAAATTATACTATGAAATGACACGTTTTTAAATGAACTACAGAAATATATGAGCCTATCTGGTAAAATATtctcatttatttgttattgtgtaTTAATTGAAAAGACTGCGTCTCGCTGTATTGCTCAGGCTGCACGACAGTGTCTATTCACAGGCGCGATCCCACTACTGAGCGGTACGGGGGCTTTGACCTGCTCCGTTTCCGACCTGGGCCGGTGCACCCCTCCTTAGGCGACCTGGTGGTCCCGAGCTCCCCCCGGAGCACCATATCGGCACCGAACTTAGCGCGGACACCCGATCGACATAGTCCACTGCAGCTCAGAAGTCCTGGGCTCAAGCGATCCGACAACCTCAGCCTCCTTAGTAGCTTGGATTACAGGCACGCGCCACGGCACCCGGCGAAGGCAGCACACAGTAGTGTTGTTTTTGAATTGTACTATAGTGACGTCACCGGGATGTATGGTGACCTCTAGTGGCGTTGCGTGAAACGACAGCGCTTCCCGAAAATGACCTCTCCTTTTGAGATTTACATTCATCCACAGTTGGGGGCCAATCAAGTACCTCCCAGGTTCACGACTGTCGTGTGGACGTCGTGTGTCGTCATGAATATAAATCTCAAAAGGAGAGGTCATTTTCGGGCATTTTCACACATCGCCACTAGAGGTCACCATACATCCCGGTACAAGTCAAAAGCACCACTTCTGACAGCTACCCTCGCCGGGTGCCGTGGCGCGTGCCTGTAATCCAAGCTACCGGGAGGCTGAGGTTGTCGGATCGCTTGAGCCCAGGAGTTCTGAGCTGCAGTGGACTATGTCGATCGGGTGTCCGCGCTAAGTTCGGTGCCGATATGGTGCTCCGGGGGGAGCTCGGGACCACCAGGTCGCCTAAGGAGGGGTGCACCGGCCCAGGTCGGAAACGGAGCAGGTCAAAGCCCCCGTACCGCTCAGTAGTGGGATCGCGCCTGTGAATAGACGCTGTAGTGCAGCCTGAGCAATACAGCGAGACGCAGTCTTTTAAATTAAtacacaataacaaataaatgagaATATTTTACTAGATAGGctcatatatttttgtaattcatttaaaaacatgtcactttataatataatttcgtaacatgaccagtccagggtgtaccctgcctctcgctggaagacagctgggataggctccagcgactcttatgaggataagtggtaaaaaaaaaggaatgaataaatgaacttttattgcaaaggttgatctgaaattggagtCAAAAGTCTGAATAGTcagatttttgccattttggaaaGCATGGTTCGACTGTAACTTGATTGTTGAAGCATTTGCGTCTGACTCGCTTGTTGCAGTATATACATTATGGGTAGTGATTTGACCAAATAATGGTAGGAATAACGAGTGGTTAACTGTGACCCCCCTCCCCGACAGCACCACCTCCCACCATGGCCGCCAACCCCTCCGCTGTCAAGATGATGATGTAagtattacatatatatacacatgtatatacacatgtatatacacatttgATCTAACTTCATTGTTCACCTGTCAGGTGTagggagcctaccccagctgactttgagcgagaggcggaggACACCCCGGTCTGATCCCGATTGaggcatgctaaccactcatccaccgtgctgcACCTCCCAAGATGAATCATTACAAGCTGTGATTTCTATACTAAGATCGTGTTCTGTTTGTTGGAGTGATGCTGAATGAGTGCAAAATGAATATTCTTTATTGAATAAATTGAATTCTATTATTTCTatgatttattgtgtattttatctCCAGTACTCATTGATGTGTTTATGCTATTTGAATACACTCGATGAAGAAACATCTCGTTCAAGTCCAGCTTCCTCTGGAAGACTCGTGTAGGTTGTTGTGCACAGAATGGGAACTTGAACGTGCATATAACTGCACCTTATTGCACCTAACAGtgtattctatattctatagcctatatttgatgtttttattttgcactttaCCGCTTTTTAGCTCGGTAAGTCACTTTATGTTCATGTAAATGTAGACCAGAATGTCTGAACTTGTGATACAtagaaatgtgtttgtttgaaaGTACCAATTACATactgcacatttttttccatgtaatgtaatgtaatgttttccCATGATgtgatttcaataaaataaagtcaatcatAAATTATCAAATGATTTTGAATATAAGTTTTACTCATGAAATGCTCTACATGTACATGTGATATTAAAATATAGGAGCTTCATTGTATAAATTCCATTATAAATCACACGTAAGCATGCTAATTATCAAATTCCTGAGTTCCACGATTTACATCACAACaacagtacatttttatttatttttcacatagATACATATAACAATTTCACCCatgaatatttaatgtatttttgctttttggcAGTATTATGGGCACATTtaggcagactatatattttacacgtaacagtccacctggtattattgtatctgtaaaattgtcatgcaatctgctattattatttattattttatatttatatttaaatattttaaaaataataaaatattataataattacaataaaattaaaataataattattatattattattatgtaaaatatgcaactataacaataatattatatataattaatatagtaattagcattaatataataattataataatcataatagttctaataataattataataatctaataataatgataattattattattattattattatgtgcttgtgtcccttttttcaggagcactttgtaaaccatgtcaaaaaacgaaattgataaaaccatcaaaaggttggctcaggccatgatgccaggttgtatgttgagtttaaatgaagtactttggaaagattgggcgggccgtattcaaacacttggcgggccggatgtggcccccgggccgtagtttgcccacccctgctctagcggTTTATTTTGCACTTCAGCACTTTTACTCAGCTTTATCATTTGTTAGTTTGACCTTTTCCCTGATGCCCCAGCCGGCCTGCGAATATGCTGAGTCTGGCCCGATAAATCAAGACATAactgaacttttttttgtgtttttttttttttttacatttcttgtgTTCACGATTCATACACACGCTTCGAAGGCACAGTAGTTTATTTGCGTTGTTTATGAAACACAGGAAATGTTACATTGCTCTTTCCTCAGGTCCACTTGATCCCTTAATGCGCTAACTGAAGATTAGCATGAGTTCGAGTTCCGCTCCACTACCGCTAAGGTGAAGTGTATCAACTCAATGTACTAACTGTCAGTAACTGCTAGCACTGTTCCACAGACACGTGTTTAAAGTGACCGATGATCATAAacgcaccacacacacacgcgcgcgcacacTCCAAAGATGACATATGAATTTGTCCTGTAAGTCATGCCCCTGGTTGTGGTAAGGAAGACACTCACGTCGCCGATGCACGTCAATCGCTTTATTAACAGCGGTCAACAGTTCACTCACACCTGGGCTGCTGTGGGCCACAACCCACgccaacacacgcacacaattcGCTCCTCGCTGGCGCTCTCTCCAGACACTCACTCACCTAGCGTCACACTCAGTCTCACTCTCTCACTTGTGACGTGGCACCGTCACTTTCCAAGTCCCGCCCTCTTAAAGGCCCAACACACAAAGTCACAGATATTACAGTATTATTCACAAATGAtcacaaatgacaaatgactGATTTTATGCAGTTTCTAAATCAATAATTTCCATTTTACAATAAGAGATTACAAACGGAAACACTTACACAAGGAAGCACGTATGAATTGAAACGTGGCCTGAGTGTGACGTCAAAAGCCGGCGCCTACAACTGCAGTGACCTTCTGTGCGACCGCCACTCACTCAACGTTGGTGTCCCGTAGCGGCGAGAGGCATTTACCTGGGCG is a window encoding:
- the rbm45 gene encoding RNA-binding protein 45, encoding MEESNATPKQATENLDDPPNSRLFLVTSRAVTEDELRESFCVFGDIQGVWVVKDKQTKESKGICYVKFAKSSQACLAMEEMHGKVLVDGTKPIKVFIAQSRSSTSHRDVEDEELTRIFVMIPKTFSEEDLKKTFKEYGDIEYCVIIKNKMTGESKGLGYVRYHKPSQAALAIENCDKAYRAILAEPRNKASATEDNISMMARSDYCADSTNPYSFPMGSAEPPSYAVMDRSTGHGRIGDVSHCLMMSTRAALTQEQIFALFDIIPGMEYCELQRDAYGMTKGQALIRYSNLGSAVYAKEKLSGFEYPPGNRLLVTFVDDGEDRSSPVGRMAMQFVSTQVMSAVWNGPSSSQSMKPPGFPAPPAVSRIQTDVSLPAPKKLAPPDSKSKERLFVVFNPSPLPLDVLEDVFCRFGSLIEIHLVPGRKVGYIKYAEKQCADHAMAVLHGQFINGVKMKVMLADPPREESHKRLRTY